The sequence below is a genomic window from Chthoniobacterales bacterium.
CGCGAGGTTCTTCTCGCGAAGCTTCTTGGATTGCTTTTGGCGCCGGCGACCCAATTGGTCAGAGTTTTGAATGAGCCGGCCTCGGCATTTGCGCGTCTCTTGAAAGCCAAGGCGGACAAGGGCGAAGCGTCGGCTCCGGCTCCGGCCGAAAAAGAGGCGCCTGCGCCTGAAGCGAAAGCCGAAGCGGCCCCGGCAGCCGAAACGAAGGCCGAGGTGCCTGCGGCGGAAACAAAGGCAGAGACCCCGGCAGCCGAAGCGCCAGCGGAGGCCCCGGTCGCAACCGAGACCAAATCGGAGGAACCAAGCGCATAACAATTTTGTAGGGCAGGCGCATCGCCTGCCTCTGGCAACCGAAGCGGTCGCCCTACAATAAACAAGAAACAACGTCCGAGCCGGTGGCTATCGGCTTCAATTCTCCGGAAGCTTCCGGAGGCGGCGAATGAGAGGAAAATAAAATGGCAGATACAAATGCAATCGTGGACCAGCTCAGCGGCCTGACCGTTCTGGAGATCGCCGGCCTGGTGAAACAGCTTGAAGAAAAATGGGGCGTTAGCGCAGCGGCACCGGTCGCGGCGGCAGCTCCGTCAGCCGGCGCGGGCGGCGGTGCGGCTCCGGCAGCGGCGGAAGAGAAGACCTCGTTTGAAGTCATCCTGAAAGAAATGGGCGCGAACAAAATCGGCGTGATCAAGGAAGTGCGCGGCGCGGTCCCGGGCCTCGGCCTGGCGGAAGCCAAGGCGCTCGTCGAAGGCGCTCCCAAGACGATCAAGGAAGGCGTGACCAAGGCGGAAGCCGAAGAGATCAAGAAAAAGATCGAAGCGGCCGGCGCGAAGGTCGAGATCAAGTAAATCTTGGTAGGGACGCCGCGCTGCGGCGTCCGGGGGTCTGGCGGGCGGCGGTCAGCGCAGCGCGCCGACCCTACCTATCAAAAAAGCTTGCACGGCGGCGAGCCGTGTGTCAGAAATCCTTTTGTTAGAGCGGTAGAAATATTTTCAAACTCGCAACTGACGGACAAAATTTAACCAGGCAACAAAACGGGCGGCGCAGCAGATTTGACGCCACCTGTTTTGCTGCTATTTTTGCGCTCATCGCTCGCGGATAGAAGCGCGAGTTTTTCATTCGCCATCCCGTGTGCGGCCGGGGTGTCGTCAACAACCTCGGAGATAGGCCTAGTAATTATGTCGGAACGTATCTACTTCGGAACCATCAAGGAAGGCATCGAGCCTCCAAACCTCATCGAGGTTCAACTCAATTCCTACGTCGATTTCCTCCAGAAGGACGTGCCCTTTTCCAAGCGGAAGAATTCCGGGCTCCAGGCCGTGTTCAAGGAAGTGTTTCCGATCGAAAGCTACGACGAGAAAGCGACCCTTGATTTCAGCCATTATGAAATCGGCGAACCGAAACTGACCGCGCTCGAAGCGCAGCGCGAAAGCCAGACCTACAGCGCACCGCTCCACGTGACCTTTCAGCTCCGGGAAGAGAAGGGGACCAAGGAAGAGAAAGTTTACATGGGCGAGATCCCGCTCATGACGCCGCAGGGAACGTTCGTCATCAACGGCGCGGAACGCGTGGTGGTGAGCCAGCTCCATCGTTCGCCCGGTATCGCCTTCGAATCGAGCATCCATCTCAACGGCAAGGTCCTCTACAGCTTCCGGATCATTCCGGACCGCGGTTCGTGGATCGAAGTGCAATTCGACACCAGCGACCTGCTTTACATTTACCTCGACCGCCGCAAACGCCGGCGGAAATTTCTCGCCACCACTTTCCTTCGCGCCCTCGGTTACGGGTCCGACGAGGAAGTCATCAAACTTTTCTACAACATTGAGACGCTGAAGCTGAGTGAAAAACTCGGCGAAGAAGAACTCGCGACCAAGGTGTTGATCGCGGACGTCCTCGACGGCGAGGTGACGGTGGCGCGCGCCTTCGAACCGCTCACGGCCGCGACCGTGCGCCAGATCATGGGCCTTGGGCACAAGGACGTGAAGGTGATCGATATCTCGAACGACGACACCGTCGTGAAGGCGCTGAAGAAAGATCCGGCCCACGACCAGGAAGAGGCGTTGAAAGATATTTACCGCAAGCTGCGCCCCGGCGATCCGCCGACGGTGGCGAACGCGAAGGCGCTGTTGAAGCGGCTCTTTTTCGACCCGAAGAAGTACGATCTCGGGCGGGTTGGCCGTTACAAGATCAACCAGAAGCTCGGGATCGACGTCGATCTCGGCGAGCGTATCGTCACGGACAAGGATTTCATCGGCGCGATCAAATACCTGATCAACCTCCGCCGCGGCGAAGGCACTTTGGACGACATCGATCACCTCGGCAGCCGCCGGGTCCGGACGGTGGGCGAGTTGCTCGCCAACCAGTGCCGCGTCGGGCTCGCCCGGACGGAACGCCTCGTCAAAGAGCGCATGACGTTGTTCGACATCAACATCGACGGCATGACTCCGCAGAAGTTGATCAACCCCAAGGCGCTCAGCGCCGTGATCCGCGATTTCTTCGGCCGCTCGCAGCTGTCCCAGTTCATGGATCAGACGAATCCGCTGGCGGAGCTGACCCACAAACGCCGCCTCTCTGCCCTCGGGCCAGGCGGGTTGAGCCGCGATCGCGCGGGCTTCGAGGTCCGCGACGTCCACCCGTCGCACTACGGACGGATTTGCCCGATCGAAACGCCGGAAGGCCCCAACATCGGTCTCATCAGCTCGATGAGCACGTTTGCCCGGATCAACGAGTTCGGATTTATCGAAACGCCCTATCGTAAAGTCGAGAAGGGCCGGGTCACTGACCAGGTCGATTATTTGACCGGAGATCGCGAAGAAAATTTCCTCGTGGCCCAGGCCAACGCGACCATGGACGCAAAGGGCCATCTCACCCAGGAGAAGGTCTCGGTCCGTTATCGCGGCGACTTTTTGGAAGTTGAGCCCTCGAAAGTCCACTACATGGACGTGTCGCCGAAGCAGCTGGTTTCGGTCGCCGCCGGCCTGATTCCGTTCCTCGAGCATGACGACGCGAACCGCGCGCTCATGGGCTCGAACATGCAACGCCAGGGCGTGCCGCTGATTGTCTCGGAAGCACCGCTGGTCGGAACCGGATTGGAAGGCAAAGTCGCGCGCGATTCGCACGCGGTCTTGATTTCAACTGAGAGCGGGAAGGTGGCGTCGGTCACGGCGGACCAGATCGTGGTCACGAAGGACGGGCACATGCCGGAAGGCAAACGCAAGCTCAAGACCGATCTCGAAGCGGGGATCCACGTTTATGAGCTGCGCAAGTTCATGCGCTCGAATGCGGGCACTTGTGTGAACCAGAAGCCGATCGTGAAGAAGGGCCAGCATGTAAAGCGTGGCCAGGTGATCGCCGACGGCCCGAACACCGACCAGGGCGAGCTCGCGCTCGGCCGGAACGTGCTCGTCGCGTTCATGCCCTGGAACGGCTACAACTTCGAAGACGCCATCATGATCTCGGAGAAGGTCGTGAAGGAAGACATTTACACTTCGATTCATATCGATGAATTCGAGATCGGCGCCCGCGACACCAAGCTGGGGCCGGAAGAAATCACGCGCGACATTCCGAATGTCAGCGAGGAAGCGTTGCGCAACCTCGGGCCGGACGGCGTGGTCCGCGTCGGCGCGGAAGTGAAGCCGGGCGACATTCTCGTGGGCAAAATCACGCCCAAGAGCGAAACGGAGCTGGCGCCGGAAGAGCGTTTGCTTCGTGCCATCTTCGGGGAAAAAGCAGCCGACGTGAAGGACACGTCGCTGACCGTTCCGTCGGGCACCTACGGTATCGTCATGGACGTGAAGGTTTCGTCGCGGCACGAAGTTTCACGCGAAAAGCTGACGCCTTCGGAGACGAAACGGCAGCTCAAGACGATCACGGAAGATAATCGTAAGAAGAAAGAAGAGCTGACCGAGCAACTGACGGACGCGCTCTCAAACATCCTGCTGGGCGAGAAAATTCCGCTCGACGTGGTGAACGCCGAGACCGGCGAAATCATCATTCCCGCGAACCGGAAGATCACCAAGACGCTCCTGCGCAAACTCGCGACGGTTTACGATCACATCGAAATCGATCCGAGCCCGATCCGGAACAAGATCCGGGAAATCATTGCTTCCTACGAACACAAGTTCGCGGAGCTCGAGCTCGAGCGGGAACGCTCAATGGACCGCGTGGAAAGCGGCGACGATATCGACCCGGGCATCATCAAGCAGGTCAAGGTTTTCATCGCCAGCAAACGCAAGCTCAGTGTCGGCGACAAGATGGCGGGACGTCACGGGAACAAGGGCGTCGTTGCCCGAATCGTGCCGGAAGAAGACATGCCGTTCCTCGCGGACGGAACTCCGGTTGAGATCGTGCTCAATCCGCTCGGCGTGCCGAGCCGTATGAATGTCGGCCAGGTTCTCGAGACTCACCTTGGCGTGGCGGCAAAAGCGCTTGGCTTCAAGGTTGCGACCCCGGTTTTCGACGGTATCGCCGAGACGAAAATCCGCGAATATCTGAACGACGCGAAAAAGAAGGACGGTTTCACCTGGGTCCAGGAAACGGGCAAGGCGCGGCTGTTCGACGGCCGGACTGGCGACACTTTCGATCAGGAAGTGGTGGTCGGTTACATCTACATGATGAAACTGGGCCACCTCGTGGCCGACAAGATTCACGCTCGCGCGGTCGGACCGTATTCGCTCGTCACCCAGCAGCCGTTGGGCGGCAAGGCGCAATACGGCGGCCAGCGTTTCGGCGAGATGGAAGTCTGGGCGCTCGAAGCCTACGGCGCCGCTTACACCCTGCAGGAATTGCTCACGGTGAAGTCGGACGACGTGCAGGGACGCACGCGCATCTACGAGTCCATCGTCAAAGGTGACAACTCGCTCGAGGCGGGCACACCGGAATCTTTCAACGTGTTAATCAAGGAAATGCAGTCGTTAGGCCTCGACGTGAAAGTCGGCGGCCAGGCGCCGAGCGCTTTCCTGGAAAACGTGGCGTAATTTTTCAACAACAGATCTTTTTTAAAACATAATGAACGAACATTCCTGGCGGGAACTAGTCGGTGAAGAGCGCGCCGTCGGCTTCGATCAAGTGGCGATCGGGGTCGCGTCGTCGGACACGATGCGGTCGTGGAGCAAGGGGGAAGTCAAGAACCCCGAGACGATCAATTACCGGACGTTTAAGCCGGAAAAGGGTGGCCTCTTTTGCGAGCGCATTTTCGGGCCGACCCGGGATTGGGAATGCTCCTGCGGAAAGTATAAGCGGATCAAGCACAAGGGCGTCATCTGCGATCGTTGCGGCGTGGAAGTGACCCTGGCGCGGGTGCGCCGCGAACGGATGGGCCACATCGAACTGGCTGTCCCGGTTTCGCACATCTGGTTCTACAAATGCATGCCATCTCGCCTCGGTCTCATGCTCGACATGAGCGCCCGGCAGCTCGAGCGCGTGATCTATTACGAGGATTACATCGTCATCGATCCGGGTAAGACGCCGCTGACCAAGACGCAGCTCCTGAACGAAGTCGAATATCGCGAAGCCCAGGAACAATACGGCGAAGAATTCGTCGCCGGCATGGGCGCGGAAGCGGTCAAGAAACTCCTTTCTGAAATCAACCTCAACAAGCTCAACAAAGAGCTGGAAGAGGCGATGGGGAACACGAAGAGCAAACAGATTCGCAAGAAACTGGCGAAGCGTTTGAAGCTCGTGCAGGGCTTCGCTTCGTCGCACGCCCGTCCGGATTGGATGGTGCTCGATGTCCTGCCGGTAATTCCGCCGGATCTTCGTCCGCTCGTTCCGCTCGAAGGCGGCCGGTTCGCGACCTCCGACCTTAACGATCTTTATCGCCGGGTCATCAACCGGAACAACCGGTTGAAGAACCTGCTTCAGCTCAAGACGCCTGACGTCATTATCCGTAACGAGAAGCGTATGCTTCAGGAAGCGGTTGATGCGTTGTTCGACAACGGCCGCCATGGCCGCGCCGTCACGGGCGCCGGCAATCGCCCGCTGAAATCGCTCAGCGACATGCTCAAGGGCAAGGGCGGACGTTTCCGCCAGAACCTGCTCGGCAAGCGCGTCGATTATTCCGGCCGGTCCGTCATCGTCATCGGGCCCGAGCTGAAACTGAACCAGTGCGGTTTGCCGAAGAAGATGGCGCTCGTTCTGTTCGAGCCGTTCATCATTCGGCGTCTGAAAGACCTCGGCTACGTGCACACGGTGCGCAGCGCCAAGAAAATGATCGAGCGCCAGACACCGGAGGTGTGGGACATCCTCGAGGAAGTGACCAAGGGCCACCCGGTGCTGCTGAACCGCGCTCCGACCTTGCACCGCCTTTCCATCCAGGCTTTCGAGCCGCTCCTCATCGAAGGCGAAGCGATCCGGATTCATCCGCTCGTTTGCACCGCGTACAACGCCGACTTCGACGGTGACCAGATGGCGGTCCACGTGCCGCTCTCCGTCGAAGCGCAAATGGAAGCGCGCATGCTCATGCTGGCGCCCAACAACATCTTCTCGCCCTCGAGCGGGAAACCAATCACGACGCCGTCGCAGGACATTACGCTCGGCTGCTACTACCTGACGCAGAATCCGCGGCGCGCCGCGGGTACCGACAAGGAATTGCGGTTGCCGCTCTTCTCGAACGCGATCGAAGTCGAGTTTGCGATGGCGGACGGAAAGATCCGGACGCACGATCGGATTCGGTTCCGCAACCCGGACATCGGCAAGGAAACCATTTACGGGAACTCGACCGACCGCGTCATCGAGACGACCGCTGGCCGCGTCATCTTCAACGGCATCTGGCCGGAGAAGCTCGGCTTCTTCAACAAGCCCGCCGGCAAGAAACAGCTCAGCGACATCATCTGGCGTTGCTACCAGGTGGCCGGGCAACAGGGCACGGTCGAGACGCTCGATCGGCTGAAAGAGCTCGGGTTCGCGGAAGCGACCAAGGCCGGAATTTCCATCGGAATTTCCGACATGATCATTCCGAAAGAGAAAGAGACCGAGCTGCAGAACGCCTACAAATCGATCAAGACGGTCGAGCAGCAGTACCGCAAGGGCATCATCACGGATGGCGAGCGTTACAACAAGATCATCGACATCTGGACGCACGCCGGTGACGAAATCTCGAACGTCATGTTCCGCACCCTCGAGCATAACGAGGGTCGCAAGGAGTTGAACCCGGTCTTCCTCATGGTGGACTCAGGAGCGCGAGGCAATCGGCAGCAGGTGAAACAGCTGGCCGGCATGCGCGGTTTGATGGCGAAGCCCTCGGGCGAAATCATCGAGCGGCCGATCACGTCGAACTTCCGGGAAGGCTTGAGCGTTCTCGAATACTTCATCTCGACGCACGGCGCGCGCAAAGGTTTGGCCGACACGGCGCTCAAGACGGCGGACTCCGGTTACCTGACCCGTAAGCTGGTCGACGCGTCGCAGGACGTGATCATCAACGAGATGGATTGCGGCACGGTCAACGGCATCACGGTGCGCTCAATTTACGAAGGCGACGAAGAAGTCGTCGATCTCGCGACCCGCATCATTGGGCGCGTGAGCTGCGAATCGGTGGTGGATCCGGTCACGAAGAAGAAGGTCGTGAAAGCGAACCAGCTCATCGACGAGCATATTGCCGCCGCGATCGAAAAGGTCGGCGTGGAGAGCCTGAAGATTCGGTCGGTCCTGACCTGCGAATGCGGACGCGGCGTTTGCGCGCAGTGCTACGGAAGGAACCTGGCGACCGGCCAGTTCGTGAAGCTCGGCGAAGCGGTCGGCATTATTGCCGCCCAATCAATCGGCGAGCCCGGCACGCAGCTGACGATGCGGACGTTCCACATTGGCGGCACGGCGAGCCAGACGTTTAAGCAACCAATCATCAAGGCGAAGAACGACGGCACATTGCAGTTTAACGAGCTGCGCACGGTCCAGGCGCTCGACGGCAGCTGGATCGTCCTGAATAAGAACGGCTCGATCAGTGTGCATAACACCGAGGGCCGCGAGCTCGATCGCTACAACGTGGTCATCGGTTCAGTCGTTTCCAAGCCGGATGGCGCCCACGTCAAGAAGGGCGAGACGTTCGTGCAATGGGACCCGTACAACGTGCCGATCCTCACCGACAAGAGCGGCAAGATCGAGTTCCGCGACATGATCGCGGGCGTGACCATCAAGCGCGACGTCGACGAAGCGACCGGCCTCATGGGCACGGTCATCATCGAGCACAAGGAGGATCTGCATCCGCAGATC
It includes:
- the rpoC gene encoding DNA-directed RNA polymerase subunit beta' codes for the protein MNEHSWRELVGEERAVGFDQVAIGVASSDTMRSWSKGEVKNPETINYRTFKPEKGGLFCERIFGPTRDWECSCGKYKRIKHKGVICDRCGVEVTLARVRRERMGHIELAVPVSHIWFYKCMPSRLGLMLDMSARQLERVIYYEDYIVIDPGKTPLTKTQLLNEVEYREAQEQYGEEFVAGMGAEAVKKLLSEINLNKLNKELEEAMGNTKSKQIRKKLAKRLKLVQGFASSHARPDWMVLDVLPVIPPDLRPLVPLEGGRFATSDLNDLYRRVINRNNRLKNLLQLKTPDVIIRNEKRMLQEAVDALFDNGRHGRAVTGAGNRPLKSLSDMLKGKGGRFRQNLLGKRVDYSGRSVIVIGPELKLNQCGLPKKMALVLFEPFIIRRLKDLGYVHTVRSAKKMIERQTPEVWDILEEVTKGHPVLLNRAPTLHRLSIQAFEPLLIEGEAIRIHPLVCTAYNADFDGDQMAVHVPLSVEAQMEARMLMLAPNNIFSPSSGKPITTPSQDITLGCYYLTQNPRRAAGTDKELRLPLFSNAIEVEFAMADGKIRTHDRIRFRNPDIGKETIYGNSTDRVIETTAGRVIFNGIWPEKLGFFNKPAGKKQLSDIIWRCYQVAGQQGTVETLDRLKELGFAEATKAGISIGISDMIIPKEKETELQNAYKSIKTVEQQYRKGIITDGERYNKIIDIWTHAGDEISNVMFRTLEHNEGRKELNPVFLMVDSGARGNRQQVKQLAGMRGLMAKPSGEIIERPITSNFREGLSVLEYFISTHGARKGLADTALKTADSGYLTRKLVDASQDVIINEMDCGTVNGITVRSIYEGDEEVVDLATRIIGRVSCESVVDPVTKKKVVKANQLIDEHIAAAIEKVGVESLKIRSVLTCECGRGVCAQCYGRNLATGQFVKLGEAVGIIAAQSIGEPGTQLTMRTFHIGGTASQTFKQPIIKAKNDGTLQFNELRTVQALDGSWIVLNKNGSISVHNTEGRELDRYNVVIGSVVSKPDGAHVKKGETFVQWDPYNVPILTDKSGKIEFRDMIAGVTIKRDVDEATGLMGTVIIEHKEDLHPQIVVVGDKKEVLASYSIPAGAHVVVEEGQKIRAGALLAKTPRKIAKTKDITGGLPRVAELFEARRPKDACEIAKIDGVVEIGGTVRGKRRVVLTDPDTGAEEEHLVPLNKHIIVFKGDFVKKGSQLTEGPVVPHEILDVCGPQELQEHLVNEVQEVY
- the rplL gene encoding 50S ribosomal protein L7/L12 — translated: MADTNAIVDQLSGLTVLEIAGLVKQLEEKWGVSAAAPVAAAAPSAGAGGGAAPAAAEEKTSFEVILKEMGANKIGVIKEVRGAVPGLGLAEAKALVEGAPKTIKEGVTKAEAEEIKKKIEAAGAKVEIK
- the rpoB gene encoding DNA-directed RNA polymerase subunit beta, which encodes MSERIYFGTIKEGIEPPNLIEVQLNSYVDFLQKDVPFSKRKNSGLQAVFKEVFPIESYDEKATLDFSHYEIGEPKLTALEAQRESQTYSAPLHVTFQLREEKGTKEEKVYMGEIPLMTPQGTFVINGAERVVVSQLHRSPGIAFESSIHLNGKVLYSFRIIPDRGSWIEVQFDTSDLLYIYLDRRKRRRKFLATTFLRALGYGSDEEVIKLFYNIETLKLSEKLGEEELATKVLIADVLDGEVTVARAFEPLTAATVRQIMGLGHKDVKVIDISNDDTVVKALKKDPAHDQEEALKDIYRKLRPGDPPTVANAKALLKRLFFDPKKYDLGRVGRYKINQKLGIDVDLGERIVTDKDFIGAIKYLINLRRGEGTLDDIDHLGSRRVRTVGELLANQCRVGLARTERLVKERMTLFDINIDGMTPQKLINPKALSAVIRDFFGRSQLSQFMDQTNPLAELTHKRRLSALGPGGLSRDRAGFEVRDVHPSHYGRICPIETPEGPNIGLISSMSTFARINEFGFIETPYRKVEKGRVTDQVDYLTGDREENFLVAQANATMDAKGHLTQEKVSVRYRGDFLEVEPSKVHYMDVSPKQLVSVAAGLIPFLEHDDANRALMGSNMQRQGVPLIVSEAPLVGTGLEGKVARDSHAVLISTESGKVASVTADQIVVTKDGHMPEGKRKLKTDLEAGIHVYELRKFMRSNAGTCVNQKPIVKKGQHVKRGQVIADGPNTDQGELALGRNVLVAFMPWNGYNFEDAIMISEKVVKEDIYTSIHIDEFEIGARDTKLGPEEITRDIPNVSEEALRNLGPDGVVRVGAEVKPGDILVGKITPKSETELAPEERLLRAIFGEKAADVKDTSLTVPSGTYGIVMDVKVSSRHEVSREKLTPSETKRQLKTITEDNRKKKEELTEQLTDALSNILLGEKIPLDVVNAETGEIIIPANRKITKTLLRKLATVYDHIEIDPSPIRNKIREIIASYEHKFAELELERERSMDRVESGDDIDPGIIKQVKVFIASKRKLSVGDKMAGRHGNKGVVARIVPEEDMPFLADGTPVEIVLNPLGVPSRMNVGQVLETHLGVAAKALGFKVATPVFDGIAETKIREYLNDAKKKDGFTWVQETGKARLFDGRTGDTFDQEVVVGYIYMMKLGHLVADKIHARAVGPYSLVTQQPLGGKAQYGGQRFGEMEVWALEAYGAAYTLQELLTVKSDDVQGRTRIYESIVKGDNSLEAGTPESFNVLIKEMQSLGLDVKVGGQAPSAFLENVA